A single region of the Triticum dicoccoides isolate Atlit2015 ecotype Zavitan chromosome 2B, WEW_v2.0, whole genome shotgun sequence genome encodes:
- the LOC119364171 gene encoding uncharacterized protein LOC119364171 produces MASNYVDTTGEEGRFHTHGHHSNSTTPTGEAASPKNTRRRWPGSASAPSGAGHGPASKCVCAPATHAGSFKCRFHRTNSQGHGHGQGSRPSSPPSPVAANAVPRHPASPSSSSGTVTTQ; encoded by the coding sequence ATGGCTTCCAACTACGTGGACACCACGGGGGAGGAGGGAAGGTTCCACACCCACGGCCACCACAGCAACAGCACGACGCCGACCGGCGAGGCCGCGTCGCCGAAGAATACacggaggaggtggcccgggtcggcgtcggcgccatCCGGTGCAGGCCACGGGCCTGCTTCCAAGTGCGTCTGCGCGCCGGCCACCCATGCCGGGTCCTTCAAGTGCCGTttccaccgcaccaactcccagggCCACGGCCACGGCCAGGGAAGCCGTCCTTCTTCGCCTCCTTCACCGGTCGCGGCCAACGCGGTGCCGCGGCACCcggcctcgccgtcctcgtcctccgGCACCGTCACGACCCAGTGA